From the genome of Solibacillus sp. FSL H8-0538:
TATGGCAACACTTATTTCTTGCCCAACTTGTGGCCGTATTGAAATTGACTTAATTTCAATTGCTAACGAAGTAGAAGAATATATTTCTACACTTAAAGTACCTTTAAAAGTAGCTGTACTAGGCTGTGCTGTAAATGGCCCTGGTGAGGCACGTGAGGCGGATATCGGCATTGCCGGTGCACGTGGTGAAGGTTTGCTATTCATGAAGGGGAAAACAGTTCGTAAAGTACCTGAGGCGACAATGGTAGAGGAACTGAAAAAAGAAATTGACAAGCTTGCTGCCGAAATGGAAGAAAAGATTGCCGCAGAGGAAGCAGCAAACGCATCGAAATAAGGAGAATTACCTATGACGAAAAAATTAAAGCCGCGCTTTGGGATTGATATTGACGGGACAGTCACTTGCCCGGCGACTTTAATTCCTCATATAAATAATCAATACAATGTCAATATAACAATTGCGGATATTACAGAATATGACTTTTTAAGCGGTTTCCCTCACCCTGTAGACCGCAATGAATTTAATCAGTGGTTTAAAGCGAATGAACCTATGATGTATGAAGTAAGTGAACTTGCTCAAGATGCAAAAAAAATCTTAGTAGATTGGCAAAATTCCTATGAGCTGTTTTATATTTCAGCACGTGGTGAAAACGTATTTGATGTTACGCAAAATTGGTTTAAGAAGCATTCGTTGCCATTTGACCATATTGAGTTAATCGGCAGTCATGACAAAATTAGTGTGGCAAAAAAACATGCAGTAGAAGTGTTTTTTGAGGATAAACATGATAATGCGGTGATGATAGCTGAAGAATTAAGTATTCCAGTTATATTGTTTGACACGCCGTATAACCAAATGCCTGCCCCAACTAATGTCATACGCGTTAATAACTGGATTGAGGCAAATGACTGGATTCGTAAAAACTATTAGTCCTATTAGAAAGACACATCTCGCCCAATATAGGGCGAGATGCTGTCCTTTCTTATCTACTAAAAATTGAAGGACTGTTTGAAAGTGTAAATTCACTTTCAAACAGTCCTTTTCTATTAAAGTTCAATGGCGTCATGGGCATACGAATCATCATCTTGCTGTCCAACTGCTTCAATACCATTAAATATCTAAAATCCCTCTTGACCAACGATCTACAAAACTTTCGAACGTAATGCCATATCGATCATACACTTGATGATAGACAAAATAAACACCCAATTTGTCTAACATTTCATCATCAATTTTCATCTTACCAGTCCCTCCGCATAAAATTGTTAACGATGTCGGCGAGTGCTTTCCGTTGCAACTTGTAATGCTGTAGACTATACAATATCCACGTAAAATCCCCTTTATTACACTGTTTAGGATTATTAATAATATTTTAGTAAGGGTTTTTACCAGATCATATGCTTTACTTTAAAAGAAAGTGTACTACTTTATTAGCACATAGAACAGAAGGCGGCGACTCCTGCGGGAAAGCGTGAGCCTTGAGACCCCGCACGTAGCGAAGCGGAGGAGGAGGCTCAAGCCACGCCCGCGGAAAGCGTCCGCCTGGAGTGGAATGTGCTGACTAGTACAGATTTTGGTATAGAGCCTTTAGTAATATACTATTTTTTTAGTGACTCCACATATTGTGACAAAATTTTCACATTCAATTTGTAAAACAGCATGTTTGAGGTTGTACATTTTAGTAAGATGAATAATGACTAAGTAGAATAATTGGAGGTAGAGTAATGCGGCATATACAGGCATTTTTAATGCTCATGTTAGTAACAATTATTTTGACAGGCTGCGGGGAAACGTTTGAGGAGTTAAAGGACGCAGCATATGGTATTAATTCAAAGGCAGATGAGGCAGCATCAGCATTGTCAATGGATGTACACTCCATTCGAACGACCGAAATTCAATTCAACAACCAAACATTCACAATTAATGACTTATATAAAACCATTTTACGTGACGTTCAGTGGCATTATGAAAAAATAGATGAAGTTGACACGTTAACAGTGACGGGTACATGGAAAAATAATGGACTATTCAGTGCCTATAAATTTGATGAAGACATAAAAAAGCAACTACTTGAACATGGAGAAATCACAGTATTTTTAACATTCCCTAACGGAAAATTGAGTGAAGAGGATGCGGTAATTTCGATGCACCTGAACGATGAAACAGTTGTTCAAGATATAGGAACAACGGCTTTACATGCTTTATATGATGTGTATTTAAACCTTTAGGAGTAGTAATTAGGGCTCTAATTTAATTATTGGAATTGTTTGAATGCTAAAGTAGATTTTTAAGCAAGCATACAATCATTCAACACGACGTTGGTCATGGTGGCAATACCGCATGGAGGCGGTGTTTTTGCCAGCCAGCCGCTATGTAAGGAGCGATAGTAATGATTTTGCATTCATATTATCTCACTCAAAATATCCATAATGAAATTTAATAAAGCCTAATAGTTAAAATGGTCTGCTAGTCGCTTAGACATGCCGAAGCTACCGTCAATCCCCTTTAGCCATGCTTTCGCAAATTGGTCGTAGCTAAACACTCTTACCTCATGCCCTAATGCTTCCTTGAATTCTTCTAAAAATTCATGGTGTAAAACAGGTTGCCCTATTTCTAATTGATGCACATATTTTTTTGTAATATCTAGCAGATTTTGAAATTGATTTCTAGATAAATCATGTGAAATAATTTCATCAAATAAACTATTTTCCTCATAGCTTCGCGTTAATTGCTGCAGTAAAGATTTATGAAATTCTAATTTTTCAATTCGTTGTTCAAGCAATTGTAATTTTTCAAGTAATTCTATTGTCATTTTACTTCCCCCAATTCTATACAAAAAATAATAATAATTCTAACTCCATTATAAACAACGTCTATGCACAATCAATGCATTATTATTTTGTTCCCATTTACGACAAATAATTTGAAATTTCTACCACATTAATTTTATACTTATTAAATAATTGAAACAAGCAAACATTTATCAACAGGGAGGAATTACTATGTCACTATTTTGTATGAAACATACGTACGGGATTCATGAGATCTCAGATGTTAAAAAGCATAAAACAAACATTGAACTGCGCACGTCAACGAACGAAGTATTACATATTATTATTATTACCGATGAAAATTACACGGTATATGATGATCGCTTTGCTGGTGCTTCTAAGCAACTGAGCTCGGTGGAGGCTTTTGATATTAATAGCAGCTTCCGTAATAATGATTTTGATCATATGCGTGAATTGTTTACGAATGCGTTTACTGAATTGTTAGAAAAATTAGCTACATATGTTGGCAAAGAGACAATCTTAGATTTAGATAGCATTCGTCATGATATTAGTGATAGCCATAAAGGTATTTATTTTAAAGTCATCTCGGATACGAAAATGTATGAATAGTTTAATAGAATTCCAATTAAAGCTTTTTGGAGGCTATGTTACATAACACTGTAGTTTTTAAGAACTAAAAAGTGCTACACAAGTAACGGTAGGTGGTTTAAATAAAGTACAATCAATAAAGAAACAATAGTGACAACCACAACGAAACAAGTTAAAGAGGCTGTTGAGTAAGTATACTTCTATACTTATTCAACGCCTTTTTTATGGTTAACTCAAATAGTGTGACGTCAGCTTTATTCTCGCATTTTATTGCTTTTTCATTTAAAGTGGAACTTATACAATTAGAGTAAATTTACACGAAAAGGTGAGGTAAAATGGACCGAGATTTTGCAATTGATATTGTATCTGAAAAGTTGAAGCTTATTCGGACTGAAAATGACTACACACAGGATAAAATGGCAGAAGTAATCGGAATTTCTAAAAAAACTCTTGTGCAAATCGAAAAAGGACGCATTTCCGCTGGTTGGACAACTTCTGTAGCGGTTTGCGCTTTGTTCCGTGAAAGTTCCATTTTGCAAAATGCATTTGGCGGTGATCCATTAGAAGTCATTGAATTAACGGCTCACGATGTCATTAGTAGACCAAAGGAGAAAACACTCGGAGGCTATATCTGGTGGCGTGATGTCAAGATAGGGAACGGCTATCGCTTACAACAAAATATTTTAAGTCAACATTTTCGTATATTAGATGAAGATAACTATCGCCTTTATAGCTCATTCGAGGAACAAATTATATTAAAAAAATGGCAGACTATCGTTAACTAAATATATCCCATTTATTCGAAAGACAAAACTCGCCCAAAATAGAGCGAGTTAATGTCCTTTCTTATGTGGAGGAGAAAGTTATATTTTCTTATCCACTTAAAAACAGTTACGAATTACATCGTATATTTAATGATTTACACCAAAAGTCGAAATATATTTGTATTTTTTAGAATATTTCGTGTGTTACCAGCAGGAAGTTTGATATACTTTTATAGAAAATCTTACATTTAGGGGGAATTTTTCTGTTAATCAATCATACAATGCCCCTATCAAAGGAACAGTTATTTTCATGGTTAAAAAATGTAGGTGAACAGTATAGTACGGGTGTCGTTATTATTGACCCTTCCGAAGCATGTTTACCGATCGTTTACTACAATGCAGCTTTTACTAATCTATGTGGTTATACAGAACAACAATTAATTGGTAAAAGCTTATCAGTACTAAATGGAATTAAAACCGATTCTGAGATAGAGACCGAACTAAATTATCATCTTCAACAAGCAATATCAAATCAGTTTACTATTTTACAATACGCATGTGACGGAACAGCTTATTGGAATTTCATGACGTTACATCCGTTTCGCGATGCAGGGGATACGGTTCAATTTATTTTTCTAACATGTGAAGACGTTACAGAATTAATGCTCAACAAAATGCTCTCTAAGCTAGAAAGAGAAGTGTATATCGAGCTTGACAGAGACGATGAGTTAGAAACAATTTTAAATGTCATTACTGATCAAATAGAAAAACATTATATTCGTGACGCCTATTGTGCAATTCATCTAGTTCAGCCTGACGGGTCGATAAAAGCGGTCGCAACTGGCTCCTTACCTCACTCGATAGTAGAACAATTGCAAACGGTTGAAATGGAGCTACTAGCAGATTGTAGTGGAACGGCAATTGACTTAAAGGAATTTATTGTTGCAGAGGATGTACTTAATGATTGGCGATGTGAAGGATTTCATGACTCTGAACTGAATTCCCATATAGTAACATGCTGGGCTAAGCCAATACTAAATCAACAACAGAAAGTGCTCGGTTCCTTCACCTTGTACTTCAATGAAAAGACGGAGCTAAAACGTACAGACATTGATTTCCTCAATCGTCTAATTCCACTTATTTCCTTGTCGGTTAAGTACGCTGAGCAAAAGCAGCAATTATCGCGATTAGCCTATTATGATGTAGGAACGAATATTCCTAATCAGCATTATTTTAACAATGAATTATCAAAATGGATTGTTGAGGGTCATGAAGGTTTAATTATATTAATTCAACCTGGGGAATATTCTAATATTGTTGAATTATATGGTCGCAAAGCTGGTGATGAGTTACTTAGCCAAATTGTGGAGCGCCTAAATCAGCATTCTGGTAACCATGAGGAATTTATTGCACGATTCACTAATTCAGCCATTATTGTCGCGAGTAAATATAAGCTAACAGAACTGGATACATATGATTTCCGGGTACGCCAATTAACGATTATTCCGTACTTTATTAATGGAAAAGAGTTGTATATTACACTTA
Proteins encoded in this window:
- a CDS encoding 5' nucleotidase, NT5C type, translating into MTKKLKPRFGIDIDGTVTCPATLIPHINNQYNVNITIADITEYDFLSGFPHPVDRNEFNQWFKANEPMMYEVSELAQDAKKILVDWQNSYELFYISARGENVFDVTQNWFKKHSLPFDHIELIGSHDKISVAKKHAVEVFFEDKHDNAVMIAEELSIPVILFDTPYNQMPAPTNVIRVNNWIEANDWIRKNY
- a CDS encoding 23S rRNA methyltransferase, encoding MRHIQAFLMLMLVTIILTGCGETFEELKDAAYGINSKADEAASALSMDVHSIRTTEIQFNNQTFTINDLYKTILRDVQWHYEKIDEVDTLTVTGTWKNNGLFSAYKFDEDIKKQLLEHGEITVFLTFPNGKLSEEDAVISMHLNDETVVQDIGTTALHALYDVYLNL
- a CDS encoding DUF1878 family protein, which produces MTIELLEKLQLLEQRIEKLEFHKSLLQQLTRSYEENSLFDEIISHDLSRNQFQNLLDITKKYVHQLEIGQPVLHHEFLEEFKEALGHEVRVFSYDQFAKAWLKGIDGSFGMSKRLADHFNY
- a CDS encoding helix-turn-helix transcriptional regulator, yielding MDRDFAIDIVSEKLKLIRTENDYTQDKMAEVIGISKKTLVQIEKGRISAGWTTSVAVCALFRESSILQNAFGGDPLEVIELTAHDVISRPKEKTLGGYIWWRDVKIGNGYRLQQNILSQHFRILDEDNYRLYSSFEEQIILKKWQTIVN
- a CDS encoding EAL domain-containing protein — encoded protein: MPLSKEQLFSWLKNVGEQYSTGVVIIDPSEACLPIVYYNAAFTNLCGYTEQQLIGKSLSVLNGIKTDSEIETELNYHLQQAISNQFTILQYACDGTAYWNFMTLHPFRDAGDTVQFIFLTCEDVTELMLNKMLSKLEREVYIELDRDDELETILNVITDQIEKHYIRDAYCAIHLVQPDGSIKAVATGSLPHSIVEQLQTVEMELLADCSGTAIDLKEFIVAEDVLNDWRCEGFHDSELNSHIVTCWAKPILNQQQKVLGSFTLYFNEKTELKRTDIDFLNRLIPLISLSVKYAEQKQQLSRLAYYDVGTNIPNQHYFNNELSKWIVEGHEGLIILIQPGEYSNIVELYGRKAGDELLSQIVERLNQHSGNHEEFIARFTNSAIIVASKYKLTELDTYDFRVRQLTIIPYFINGKELYITLKLGIGFFSADLSAEDCIRQADIALTKSRATSGTKVVFFEEESDAKLQQEMDILNQLSYGLQHNEFTIYLQPKINFETSEIEGFEALSRWNSHVLGAVSPAIFISAAEQSGKIREIDTLVIKKVLSWQQQRLIKGLKIVPIAVNISPDHFYYESFINDFLALLSKYNVPTQYIKLEVTESIELVDFSKAKDILSTLKSAGINSSIDDFGVGFSSLSYLPQLPFSEIKIDRSFVNAMDDPGMHAVVQTIVQLASNLHMCAVAEGIETLEQFMMLKAMGCHTGQGFYFYKPMPLEEATTLLDLKL